From a region of the Mucilaginibacter auburnensis genome:
- a CDS encoding glycosyltransferase, whose amino-acid sequence MRIAAFGFRSLPPEKGAAGADKFALELFPRLVARGHKVVAYNRRYHDSFVDVKEYKGVTIRTFKTIKKAGFDTLLHSCKCAFDIIINNTADIVHIQNGGNSIWALPLRLFGKKVFISQDGVDWKRDKWVWYAKLYLKFSSFITAHFPNQVIFDNVIAKRLFEEKFKKQYTFIPFGSEVAYPQNSEAVLQKYGLLKGEYYLFVGRFIPDKGLHYLIPAFKKSVSNKKLILIGGSPNPSDYETKILGMADDRVIFPGFVYGDEVNALMVNAYCYIQPSDVEGLSPVVLTVMGLNVPLIVSDIEENQYAVRDTAKMFKKGNIESLAEEINYCEQNYPDMLRLAEKAQTRALTQFNWEKVADEHIEVFKNN is encoded by the coding sequence ATGAGAATAGCAGCTTTTGGCTTTCGCTCGTTGCCGCCCGAAAAAGGTGCGGCAGGGGCTGATAAATTCGCACTTGAATTATTCCCGAGGCTTGTTGCGCGTGGCCACAAAGTTGTTGCATATAACCGCAGGTATCACGATAGTTTTGTGGATGTTAAAGAGTATAAAGGTGTTACTATAAGAACCTTTAAAACTATAAAAAAGGCAGGTTTTGATACGCTGCTTCATTCCTGCAAATGCGCTTTTGATATTATAATTAATAACACTGCCGATATTGTTCATATACAAAATGGTGGCAATAGTATATGGGCGCTCCCGTTAAGACTTTTTGGTAAGAAGGTTTTTATAAGCCAGGATGGCGTAGACTGGAAGCGCGACAAATGGGTGTGGTATGCCAAGCTCTATCTCAAATTTTCATCATTTATTACAGCTCACTTTCCTAACCAGGTAATTTTTGATAATGTAATAGCGAAACGCCTTTTTGAAGAGAAATTTAAAAAGCAGTACACCTTTATTCCGTTTGGAAGCGAAGTTGCTTATCCGCAAAACAGTGAGGCTGTATTGCAGAAATACGGTTTATTAAAGGGCGAATATTATTTGTTTGTAGGTCGTTTCATTCCGGATAAGGGATTGCATTACCTCATACCCGCTTTTAAAAAATCCGTTTCAAATAAAAAGCTCATCTTAATTGGCGGCTCACCCAATCCTTCAGACTATGAAACCAAGATACTGGGAATGGCCGATGACAGGGTCATCTTCCCCGGCTTTGTTTATGGCGACGAGGTAAACGCTTTAATGGTAAACGCTTATTGCTATATCCAGCCGTCGGATGTTGAAGGCTTGTCTCCGGTAGTTCTTACCGTTATGGGGCTGAATGTTCCGCTGATTGTAAGTGATATTGAAGAAAACCAATATGCTGTGAGAGATACTGCCAAAATGTTTAAAAAAGGTAATATAGAATCACTCGCCGAAGAAATAAACTATTGTGAGCAAAATTATCCGGATATGCTCAGGCTTGCTGAAAAGGCACAGACCCGTGCCCTTACCCAATTTAATTGGGAGAAGGTTGCCGACGAGCACATTGAGGTTTTTAAGAACAATTAG
- a CDS encoding SLBB domain-containing protein — MRNIYLFLIILFTFSFLSTDTFAQISSDKIKNAKVSQASDEQITALWNQAKDRGLSESQIYAFLIQQGMPEGEVEELKNRVTLLGLNSKPKTTSTSAPAKVENKDKVGAENKTASNPPPVKKITPKEVIKEVKTLPIYGLDLFKQTSLTFEPNASAPTPKNYILGPGDVVIVLLTGLNEKLTQSTITPEGKLLIEHVGSVQLSGFTIEQATSVIKNAMAKTYPAIAAGRTKLTVNLGTTRRIKVMVTGEVNTPGSYTISALSTLFNVLYSAGGPNQNGSLRYIRLIRNNKVIKTADFYDFLQNGLATDNVRIEDQDVISIPVYKKRVGISGAVKREALFELKDNETLADLIKYAGGFTPNAYQGMARLTQVSDLQKDVKDVTANTFANYIPRNGDMVAIDVVADRYSNRIVLEGAVYQPGPYELTAGLTLSQLLKKAQGLKPEAYMERGYIKRTMPDLQKTAISFDPRQIIEGKNDFPLMREDSVVILGQNLFVSNQKITVNGYVRNPTEIEYRKGLKLVDAIAIAGGFDDQAASHHVEVSRVIKNNADSVATQVVTTYMVNMDDPTDPNREIALEPRDVISVRGLVNYRELGSVKIRGEVAFPGDYPIRERNEVAQEFLTRAGGLTPYGSLENVQIYRNGVRVNVNLLSTKTKNVLLPGDSVFVPRVISYVEVAGAVNNPQFIAYKGRNFKYYINSAAGATENARLKGAYIKYPDGLNKPVRHVLFFRSYPPVKPGSKIVVPEKNPEIKFKLGAGEIGGVAAILSALVSMVAVLSRK; from the coding sequence ATGCGTAACATCTACCTATTTTTAATTATATTATTTACTTTTTCATTTTTATCAACGGATACGTTTGCTCAGATCTCGTCTGATAAAATTAAAAATGCAAAAGTAAGCCAGGCCAGTGATGAACAAATTACAGCGCTATGGAATCAAGCCAAAGACAGAGGTTTGTCTGAAAGTCAAATTTATGCTTTCCTTATTCAGCAAGGCATGCCTGAAGGTGAGGTTGAGGAATTAAAAAACCGCGTTACATTGCTTGGTTTAAATAGCAAACCTAAAACCACTTCAACTTCTGCTCCTGCAAAAGTTGAAAATAAGGATAAGGTTGGTGCAGAGAATAAAACGGCTTCGAATCCTCCTCCGGTAAAAAAAATAACGCCAAAAGAAGTTATAAAAGAGGTGAAAACACTACCCATTTACGGTTTAGATCTGTTTAAGCAAACCAGCCTCACGTTTGAGCCAAACGCCTCGGCACCAACACCAAAAAATTATATACTCGGCCCTGGTGATGTGGTGATTGTTTTATTGACAGGCTTAAATGAAAAGCTTACACAGTCGACAATTACGCCAGAAGGTAAGTTACTGATTGAACATGTTGGTTCAGTTCAGCTAAGTGGTTTCACCATTGAACAAGCTACAAGTGTGATAAAGAATGCCATGGCTAAAACTTACCCTGCAATTGCTGCAGGCAGAACCAAGCTTACTGTAAATTTAGGTACCACAAGACGCATAAAGGTTATGGTAACCGGAGAGGTGAACACCCCGGGAAGCTATACCATATCAGCTTTATCTACGCTGTTTAATGTACTCTATTCTGCTGGTGGGCCCAACCAAAACGGATCTTTGAGGTACATACGCCTTATCAGGAATAACAAGGTTATTAAAACGGCAGACTTTTATGACTTTTTGCAAAACGGACTTGCCACAGATAACGTGCGAATTGAAGATCAAGACGTTATTAGCATACCGGTTTATAAAAAACGTGTTGGCATAAGCGGGGCGGTTAAGCGCGAAGCATTGTTTGAGTTAAAAGATAATGAAACGCTGGCAGACCTGATAAAATATGCCGGAGGCTTTACGCCTAATGCTTACCAGGGTATGGCCCGACTTACACAAGTGAGTGATCTGCAAAAAGATGTTAAGGATGTAACAGCAAATACATTTGCCAACTACATTCCGCGTAATGGCGATATGGTTGCGATTGACGTAGTAGCCGACCGTTACAGCAACAGAATTGTATTAGAAGGAGCAGTTTATCAGCCGGGCCCATATGAGTTAACAGCTGGCCTTACACTATCGCAATTATTAAAAAAAGCTCAGGGTTTAAAGCCTGAAGCATATATGGAAAGGGGCTACATAAAAAGAACAATGCCCGACCTTCAAAAAACCGCCATATCTTTTGACCCGCGACAAATTATTGAAGGGAAAAATGATTTCCCGCTGATGCGAGAAGATTCGGTGGTGATATTGGGTCAAAACTTGTTCGTCTCCAACCAAAAAATAACTGTTAACGGCTATGTTAGAAACCCGACCGAGATAGAATACAGGAAAGGTTTGAAATTGGTTGACGCGATTGCTATTGCCGGCGGATTTGATGACCAGGCAGCATCGCACCACGTAGAGGTATCGCGTGTTATAAAAAATAACGCCGACAGTGTTGCAACGCAGGTTGTAACAACCTATATGGTTAACATGGACGACCCGACTGATCCGAACCGTGAAATAGCTTTAGAACCCAGAGACGTTATTAGTGTACGCGGGCTGGTTAATTACCGTGAATTAGGTAGTGTAAAAATACGAGGCGAAGTTGCGTTCCCTGGAGATTACCCTATCAGAGAGCGCAACGAGGTAGCCCAGGAATTTTTAACACGTGCAGGTGGGTTAACGCCATATGGATCATTAGAGAACGTGCAGATCTATAGAAACGGTGTAAGGGTAAACGTAAACCTGCTTTCAACTAAAACAAAGAATGTCCTGTTGCCTGGAGATAGCGTTTTTGTTCCGCGTGTTATTTCATATGTTGAAGTGGCTGGCGCTGTAAACAATCCGCAATTTATAGCCTACAAAGGCCGCAATTTTAAATACTATATTAATTCAGCTGCAGGCGCTACAGAGAACGCTCGTTTGAAAGGCGCCTATATAAAATATCCTGACGGATTGAACAAACCTGTACGTCATGTTTTATTTTTCAGGTCATACCCTCCTGTAAAACCCGGAAGTAAAATTGTTGTACCCGAGAAAAATCCGGAGATCAAATTTAAATTAGGAGCAGGAGAAATTGGTGGCGTAGCTGCTATATTGTCGGCACTTGTAAGTATGGTTGCAGTTTTATCAAGAAAATAA
- a CDS encoding nucleotide sugar dehydrogenase — translation MLGKQTAQNTNLFKQPDNVRIAVIGLGYVGLPLAVEFSKKYQVVGFDKKDDRITELKQGFDRTLEVEQESLASVISSAETFSGLIFSANENDIKSCNVYIICVPTPTDKHNRPDLGLLKDASKLVGSILKTGDVVIYESTVFPGATEEVCIPILESTAKLIFNKQFFVGYSPERINPGDKIHTLVNILKITSGSTPEAADFIDELYRSIVVAGTHKAPSIKVAEAAKVIENSQRDINIAFVNELAKIFALLEIDTQAVLQAAGTKWNFLPFKPGLVGGHCTGVDPYYLAQRAQEAGYHPEIILAGRRLNDGMGTHVALEVIKLMVKKELPVKGADVLVLGFTFKENCPDVRNTRVIDIIKQFADFEANYQVLDPWADPDEVMGEYNIKTEKSFDNLKGKFDAIILAVPHNEFLNVDFDALKKSPKSVLYDIKGLLDKQLVDGRL, via the coding sequence ATGCTTGGTAAGCAAACAGCGCAAAACACTAATTTATTTAAACAGCCTGATAATGTGCGTATTGCCGTTATTGGTTTAGGTTATGTAGGCTTGCCATTGGCAGTTGAGTTCAGCAAAAAATATCAGGTTGTTGGCTTTGATAAAAAAGATGACAGGATTACTGAACTGAAGCAAGGTTTTGACCGCACTTTAGAAGTTGAGCAAGAGAGCCTTGCCAGTGTAATTTCTTCAGCAGAAACCTTTTCCGGACTTATCTTCTCCGCAAATGAGAATGATATAAAAAGCTGCAACGTTTATATTATTTGCGTACCAACTCCTACTGATAAGCATAACAGGCCTGATTTGGGTTTGCTGAAAGATGCCAGTAAACTGGTGGGAAGCATATTAAAAACAGGCGATGTAGTTATTTATGAGTCAACAGTTTTTCCGGGCGCTACCGAGGAAGTTTGTATCCCAATACTTGAATCAACCGCTAAATTAATTTTCAATAAGCAATTTTTTGTGGGGTATTCTCCGGAGCGTATTAATCCCGGTGATAAAATCCATACGCTTGTTAACATCTTAAAGATCACTTCAGGATCAACGCCAGAGGCTGCTGATTTTATAGATGAACTCTACCGAAGCATTGTAGTTGCTGGTACACACAAAGCACCTTCAATAAAGGTTGCAGAAGCGGCTAAGGTTATTGAAAATTCTCAGCGAGACATTAACATAGCGTTTGTAAATGAGCTGGCGAAAATATTTGCTCTTTTAGAAATTGATACGCAGGCAGTTTTACAAGCAGCCGGGACTAAGTGGAATTTTTTACCATTTAAACCAGGCCTGGTAGGAGGGCATTGTACCGGTGTTGATCCCTATTACCTGGCCCAGCGGGCGCAGGAAGCCGGCTACCATCCGGAAATTATATTGGCCGGGCGCAGGTTAAATGACGGAATGGGCACTCACGTTGCGCTTGAAGTAATAAAGCTGATGGTAAAGAAGGAGCTCCCTGTTAAAGGCGCTGACGTTTTGGTGCTTGGCTTTACTTTTAAAGAGAACTGCCCTGACGTGCGCAATACGCGTGTTATTGACATCATAAAACAGTTTGCTGACTTTGAAGCCAATTACCAGGTGCTTGATCCCTGGGCCGATCCTGATGAGGTGATGGGTGAGTACAATATTAAAACAGAAAAAAGCTTTGATAACTTAAAAGGGAAGTTTGATGCCATTATACTTGCTGTTCCGCATAATGAATTTTTGAACGTTGATTTCGATGCCCTTAAAAAGTCGCCTAAATCGGTATTGTATGATATTAAAGGCTTGCTTGACAAGCAATTGGTGGATGGCCGGTTATAG
- a CDS encoding glycosyltransferase family 4 protein, producing the protein MAKPLTIGVDVRDIKVAKTGTRTYLIEICREFKKLESETVKFKFLDTSLPIYGGGNKLLKWVGHFQYQFWKQISLPLKAWTNKCDVVFCTDNFVPIIHLGYTTVPVFHDAFFFENPENYGRLWLWLYMKTALPAAKRSPVIVTPTAYSKQRIHHFTGIAANKLVVVTEGAPVSIGNQNNDLKLLNLPVESRQYILHAGSFFKRKNLPALIAAFAKLKADGFGDLKLVLAGPTPVNKAENDYHEVINAINDYQLGDAVILTGYLPDEHLQILYKHALLYAFPSINEGFGLPVLEAFRNGVPVVVANNTCLPEVGGDAVLTFDPFNIEAIAAAMKEVLLDDILKKEMITKGHQQLKKFTWAGAAEQLVEIFKNAANCS; encoded by the coding sequence ATGGCGAAACCACTTACAATTGGGGTTGATGTACGCGATATAAAAGTAGCTAAAACCGGTACGCGCACCTATTTGATTGAAATTTGCCGCGAGTTCAAAAAACTGGAAAGTGAAACGGTTAAATTTAAATTTTTAGATACATCGCTCCCTATTTACGGGGGAGGAAATAAACTACTTAAATGGGTAGGCCATTTTCAATATCAATTTTGGAAACAAATCTCCCTGCCACTTAAAGCTTGGACCAACAAATGCGACGTAGTTTTTTGCACCGATAATTTTGTTCCGATAATACATCTGGGCTATACAACTGTACCTGTATTTCATGATGCTTTCTTTTTTGAGAACCCGGAAAATTACGGTCGGTTATGGCTATGGCTGTATATGAAAACCGCCCTACCCGCGGCCAAACGCTCGCCGGTTATTGTTACGCCCACAGCTTATTCAAAACAACGCATACATCACTTTACCGGTATAGCAGCAAATAAATTAGTTGTTGTTACTGAAGGTGCACCTGTGAGTATTGGCAACCAAAACAATGACCTTAAGCTATTGAACTTACCTGTAGAAAGCAGGCAATACATTTTACACGCCGGTTCTTTTTTTAAACGGAAAAATCTTCCGGCACTTATTGCGGCTTTTGCAAAGTTAAAAGCTGATGGATTTGGAGATCTGAAGCTAGTATTGGCTGGTCCTACACCGGTTAATAAAGCTGAAAACGATTATCATGAAGTTATCAATGCAATTAATGACTACCAGCTTGGTGACGCAGTAATTTTAACAGGGTATTTACCAGACGAGCATTTACAGATACTGTATAAACATGCGCTACTCTACGCATTCCCTTCCATAAATGAAGGTTTTGGTTTACCGGTGTTAGAAGCTTTCCGTAACGGGGTTCCGGTTGTAGTCGCCAATAATACCTGCTTGCCAGAAGTTGGCGGAGATGCTGTTTTAACTTTTGATCCTTTTAACATTGAAGCGATAGCCGCGGCAATGAAAGAGGTTTTGCTTGATGATATTCTGAAAAAGGAAATGATTACTAAAGGGCATCAACAATTGAAGAAGTTCACTTGGGCAGGCGCAGCGGAGCAGTTAGTAGAAATATTTAAAAACGCAGCTAATTGTTCTTAA
- a CDS encoding SDR family oxidoreductase — protein sequence MKKKIYIAGAGGMLGEAFYRIFKDEYTVKCTDKDVNEQWLEFLDFRNFEAYRKEVKAFSPDYLFHLGAHTDLEYCERNQHDAYLTNTTSVENAVFIANDLNIPLLYISTAGIFDGAKDFYDDWDEPNPLGHYARSKYMGERYVRENAKRYIICRAGWMMGGGPEKDKKFINKIIKQLVNGNRNLHVVNDKDGTPTFTVDFARNVKLLLEREYWGLYNMVCGGETSRFEVANELINILGLQDEVTLHDVPSSYFEDTYFAPRPTSERLVNKKLELRNINIMRDWRIALKEYINDYYLDYLKENNIYRVKDSTITA from the coding sequence ATGAAAAAAAAGATTTACATAGCCGGTGCAGGTGGAATGCTTGGAGAAGCGTTTTACCGCATTTTTAAAGATGAATACACAGTTAAATGCACAGATAAAGATGTAAATGAGCAGTGGCTTGAATTTCTGGACTTTCGTAATTTCGAGGCTTATCGTAAAGAAGTTAAAGCATTCTCTCCTGACTATTTGTTTCATTTAGGTGCTCACACCGATCTGGAGTACTGTGAGCGCAACCAGCATGATGCCTATCTTACCAATACTACTTCGGTTGAAAACGCTGTTTTTATAGCTAACGACCTAAATATACCACTGCTATATATAAGCACCGCAGGAATATTTGATGGCGCTAAGGATTTTTATGATGATTGGGACGAGCCTAATCCGCTTGGTCATTATGCCCGTTCAAAATATATGGGCGAACGCTATGTGCGTGAAAACGCCAAAAGATATATTATTTGCCGGGCAGGTTGGATGATGGGAGGAGGGCCCGAAAAAGACAAAAAATTTATTAATAAGATTATCAAACAACTGGTGAACGGCAACCGTAACCTGCATGTTGTTAATGATAAAGATGGTACGCCAACTTTCACGGTTGATTTTGCCAGAAACGTTAAATTATTGCTTGAGCGCGAATACTGGGGCTTGTACAATATGGTTTGCGGTGGCGAAACAAGCAGATTTGAAGTTGCCAATGAATTGATCAATATACTTGGCTTGCAAGACGAAGTAACGTTACATGATGTTCCGTCGAGCTATTTTGAAGATACTTATTTTGCGCCGCGGCCAACTTCGGAAAGGCTGGTTAATAAAAAACTGGAGCTGCGTAATATCAATATTATGCGCGATTGGCGAATTGCGCTTAAAGAGTATATCAACGATTATTATTTAGATTATTTGAAGGAAAATAATATTTATAGGGTAAAAGATAGTACTATTACTGCTTAG
- a CDS encoding glycosyltransferase family 4 protein produces MKVAFVTRLNIYKISGGDTVQIEQTAKQLRNLGVEVEMIRSVDAIDYDKYDLLHFFGIPRPGDIAYHSKKSKKPFVVSTIHCTYGDYYKFNRQGLGAVFAYMSSDTMEYFKTIARWLVGKDHRPSISYFLNGQRKTIINVLETANFILPNSDSEGNRLKKLYTPSVRSISIINGINPEKFEYDAEIAKDDLLVICVGRIENRKNQLNLIKALNNTQYKLVLIGEPSANQMDYYNRCKAAAAPNVTFLNRIPHDELVSYYQRAKVHVLASWFETTGLSSLEAAAMRCNIVITEMGDTRAYFGDDAFYCLPQDPQTIRTAVDEASKAPLNEQLALKIIANCTWRKAAEQTLAAYKLAIA; encoded by the coding sequence ATGAAAGTAGCATTTGTTACCCGGTTAAATATTTACAAAATTTCGGGTGGCGATACTGTTCAGATTGAACAAACTGCAAAGCAGTTAAGAAATTTAGGCGTTGAAGTGGAAATGATCAGGTCTGTTGACGCTATTGATTACGATAAATACGATCTGCTGCATTTTTTTGGTATTCCGCGTCCCGGCGATATAGCCTACCACAGCAAGAAATCAAAAAAGCCGTTCGTTGTTTCAACTATACATTGCACCTACGGTGATTACTATAAATTTAACAGGCAAGGGTTGGGTGCTGTTTTTGCTTACATGTCATCAGATACTATGGAGTATTTTAAAACCATAGCGCGATGGTTAGTAGGTAAAGATCATCGTCCGTCTATAAGTTATTTCTTAAACGGCCAGCGAAAGACTATTATTAATGTATTAGAAACGGCTAATTTTATATTGCCTAATTCCGACTCGGAAGGCAACAGGCTCAAAAAGCTGTACACCCCTTCGGTAAGGTCAATATCCATAATAAACGGTATAAACCCCGAGAAATTTGAATATGATGCTGAAATAGCCAAAGATGACCTACTGGTAATTTGCGTTGGAAGAATTGAAAATAGAAAAAACCAACTCAACTTGATCAAGGCATTAAACAACACACAATATAAGCTTGTATTAATAGGCGAACCCTCTGCCAACCAAATGGACTATTATAACCGTTGCAAAGCGGCTGCAGCACCAAACGTTACTTTTTTAAACCGCATACCGCATGATGAACTGGTTAGTTATTATCAGCGTGCCAAAGTGCATGTTTTAGCAAGCTGGTTTGAAACAACAGGTTTGAGTTCGTTGGAAGCAGCAGCCATGCGTTGCAATATTGTAATAACTGAAATGGGAGACACAAGGGCCTATTTTGGCGACGATGCTTTTTACTGTTTACCGCAAGATCCTCAAACCATACGAACTGCTGTTGACGAGGCAAGCAAAGCACCACTTAACGAGCAGTTAGCATTAAAAATAATAGCTAACTGCACTTGGCGAAAAGCAGCTGAGCAAACATTGGCTGCCTACAAGTTAGCAATAGCATAA
- a CDS encoding Wzz/FepE/Etk N-terminal domain-containing protein has product MGQHNNPPVFEKDFSLKQMVISGFKDIKYLWQFKTHIAVVIVVGALIGALAAYFKKPTYTARLTFVVDDSKSSNSLGGLSSLAGQFGLNVDGVGGGSGVLQGDNIQELVKSHNLIKNTLTTAYDSTSTLADKYAAIYHLDEDWVEHSPDGKVVKFPLNGNNNTYLQDSLLHEMIERILDNGQFKISKPDKKLGFFELNTTFKDEKLSLLFCQRIMQQSIDFYISTTTKRLKNNIDRLQKRSDSLERVLNNKTYSVSATERTALDLNPAYTEEGARVEVQRRDKVVLNTVYSETLKNLEASKTMLVQETPTVQLVDQPELPLKKNKWKYWIAITAGILVGLIIFSTVKLSMRPEEENNNQ; this is encoded by the coding sequence ATGGGCCAGCATAACAATCCACCGGTTTTTGAGAAAGATTTCTCTTTAAAACAAATGGTAATTAGTGGTTTTAAAGACATTAAATACCTATGGCAATTTAAAACACATATAGCAGTTGTTATTGTAGTTGGAGCATTGATAGGCGCGCTTGCTGCTTATTTCAAAAAACCAACCTATACGGCGCGGCTAACCTTTGTGGTTGACGATTCAAAGTCATCAAACTCACTTGGCGGTTTATCATCACTTGCCGGGCAGTTTGGTTTAAATGTTGACGGAGTAGGCGGCGGAAGCGGTGTTTTACAAGGCGATAACATACAGGAACTGGTAAAAAGCCATAACCTTATAAAGAATACCCTAACCACTGCATATGATAGCACCTCAACCCTGGCAGACAAGTATGCAGCAATTTATCATCTTGATGAAGACTGGGTGGAGCACAGCCCTGATGGTAAAGTTGTTAAGTTTCCGTTAAACGGAAACAACAATACTTATTTGCAGGATAGCTTGTTACATGAAATGATTGAACGCATTTTAGATAATGGGCAGTTCAAAATATCAAAACCTGATAAAAAGCTTGGCTTTTTTGAATTAAATACAACTTTCAAAGACGAAAAGCTGTCGCTGTTATTTTGCCAACGCATTATGCAGCAATCAATAGACTTTTACATAAGTACAACAACCAAAAGGTTAAAGAATAACATTGACAGGCTGCAAAAGAGATCTGATAGCCTTGAGCGTGTTTTGAATAACAAAACCTATTCAGTATCGGCCACCGAGCGTACAGCGCTTGACCTTAACCCTGCGTATACCGAAGAAGGGGCAAGAGTTGAGGTTCAACGCAGGGACAAAGTTGTTTTGAATACAGTTTATTCTGAGACATTGAAAAATCTCGAAGCAAGCAAAACAATGTTGGTTCAGGAAACGCCTACTGTACAACTTGTTGATCAGCCGGAACTGCCTTTGAAGAAAAATAAATGGAAATACTGGATAGCTATTACCGCTGGTATTTTGGTTGGGCTTATTATTTTCTCAACCGTTAAACTCTCCATGCGTCCGGAAGAGGAAAACAATAATCAATAA
- a CDS encoding undecaprenyl-phosphate glucose phosphotransferase encodes MNHRYLTFIKAINLTFDYISLNVAMVLAYYLEGKEYVFWMNNVNYLPIVLVFNFTWLLSANLTGLYEQVLNKDSIKTYRNVIRTYFFFISIICFIVIVIGTKQYFITRGYLAYSAVLFGVLLVVWKLVFLTIRKSDRTRLYDLRNVVIIGSGRVGNDLQQYFRKNSGLGYNLVGFFDDNPQGIEDKNMYLGSTGDSINYVLNNKIDEIFCALPVSEKSKIEQLMSDADRNLIRFRFVPEYYDYGIKPVLIQSFGNIPVISVRPEPLENMLNRFIKRLFDIVFSILVITFLFSWLFPILAIIIKSQSKGPVFFTQLRSGRDNKPFMCYKFRSMKVNADSDKRQATRDDDRITKIGAFMRRTSIDELPQFFNVIIGNMSVVGPRPHMISHTEQYAELIDSFMIRHFLKPGITGWAQVKGLRGETKTTDAMLHRVEADVWYLENWSFLLDMKIIFLTVWNSIRGEENAF; translated from the coding sequence ATGAACCACAGATACCTCACATTTATTAAGGCAATTAACTTAACCTTTGATTACATAAGCTTAAATGTTGCAATGGTTTTGGCTTATTATTTAGAGGGGAAAGAATATGTGTTTTGGATGAATAATGTAAATTATTTACCTATTGTACTGGTATTTAACTTTACGTGGCTGCTTTCTGCCAACTTAACAGGCTTGTATGAGCAGGTGCTTAACAAAGACTCCATCAAAACATACAGGAACGTTATAAGGACTTATTTTTTCTTTATCAGCATAATATGTTTTATTGTGATAGTTATAGGTACCAAGCAATATTTCATAACGCGGGGGTATCTGGCTTATTCGGCAGTTTTGTTTGGTGTTTTGCTGGTAGTATGGAAATTAGTTTTCTTAACCATCAGGAAGAGTGACCGAACGCGATTATACGATTTGCGCAATGTGGTAATTATTGGCTCCGGACGGGTTGGAAATGATCTGCAGCAATATTTCAGAAAAAACTCTGGCCTGGGCTATAATTTGGTTGGTTTTTTTGATGATAACCCGCAGGGCATTGAAGATAAAAACATGTACCTGGGCAGCACGGGCGATTCTATAAACTACGTGTTGAACAACAAGATTGATGAGATATTTTGCGCATTACCTGTATCAGAAAAAAGCAAAATTGAGCAGTTGATGAGCGATGCCGACAGAAACCTGATAAGGTTTAGGTTTGTGCCCGAATATTATGATTACGGTATTAAGCCCGTACTGATACAGAGTTTTGGCAATATACCCGTAATATCGGTTAGGCCCGAACCGCTTGAAAACATGTTGAACAGGTTTATCAAACGCTTATTTGACATTGTTTTTTCCATACTTGTTATTACGTTTTTATTCAGCTGGCTTTTCCCAATCCTGGCAATTATTATAAAATCGCAATCAAAAGGCCCTGTGTTTTTTACGCAGCTTCGCTCAGGACGAGACAACAAGCCTTTCATGTGTTATAAGTTTCGAAGTATGAAAGTGAATGCAGACTCAGACAAACGCCAGGCTACCCGCGACGATGATAGGATAACCAAAATTGGTGCATTTATGCGCCGTACCAGCATAGATGAGTTACCGCAATTCTTCAATGTTATCATCGGCAACATGTCTGTAGTTGGTCCACGCCCGCACATGATCAGCCACACAGAGCAGTATGCCGAGTTGATTGACAGCTTCATGATCCGTCATTTCTTAAAACCAGGCATTACAGGTTGGGCTCAGGTTAAAGGCCTCCGCGGCGAAACCAAAACAACCGACGCTATGCTTCACAGGGTTGAAGCAGACGTATGGTATTTAGAGAACTGGTCTTTCTTACTTGACATGAAGATCATTTTCCTTACTGTTTGGAACAGTATCAGAGGGGAAGAAAACGCGTTTTAG